In Gammaproteobacteria bacterium, one genomic interval encodes:
- the rpsC gene encoding 30S ribosomal protein S3 → MGQKVNPIGIRLGISRPWSSTWYADSKNFPALVESDYRIREMLRKRLKDAAVSHIDIERHRESTQIQIHTARPGTVIGKKGEDIERLRRDLAKLIDTQLHQVRVNIKEIKKPELYARLVAENIASQLERRVMFRRAMRRAVSTTMRLGALGIKVKVAGRLNGAEIARSEWYREGRVPLHTFRADIDYGLAEAFTTYGVVGVKVWIYRGEKSSPTDTAGAAETPTGAEPRPATPATPATPATPATPATPAAPVTPATPATPATPATAATPATPAAPETPETPVTPS, encoded by the coding sequence ATGGGCCAGAAAGTCAATCCCATCGGCATCCGGCTGGGCATCTCCCGGCCGTGGTCGTCCACCTGGTACGCCGATTCGAAGAATTTCCCGGCGCTGGTCGAGTCCGACTACCGGATCCGCGAGATGCTGCGCAAGCGTCTCAAGGACGCCGCGGTCAGCCATATCGACATCGAGCGCCACCGCGAGAGCACCCAGATCCAGATCCACACGGCCCGCCCCGGCACCGTCATCGGCAAGAAGGGCGAGGACATCGAGCGGCTGAGGCGCGACCTCGCCAAGCTGATCGACACGCAGCTGCACCAGGTGCGGGTGAACATCAAGGAGATCAAGAAGCCCGAGCTCTACGCCCGGCTGGTGGCCGAGAACATCGCCTCGCAGCTCGAACGCCGCGTGATGTTCCGCCGCGCCATGCGCCGCGCGGTCAGCACCACGATGCGGCTCGGCGCGCTGGGCATCAAGGTCAAGGTGGCCGGGCGGCTGAACGGCGCCGAAATCGCGCGCTCGGAGTGGTACCGCGAGGGCCGCGTGCCGCTGCACACGTTCCGCGCCGACATCGATTACGGCCTGGCGGAAGCCTTCACCACCTACGGCGTTGTGGGCGTGAAGGTGTGGATTTACCGTGGCGAGAAGTCCTCGCCCACCGATACGGCCGGCGCCGCCGAGACGCCGACCGGCGCCGAGCCCAGGCCCGCGACGCCGGCAACGCCTGCTACCCCGGCCACGCCCGCGACACCGGCAACCCCCGCGGCTCCCGTGACTCCGGCAACGCCAGCGACTCCCGCGACGCCCGCAACCGCTGCCACGCCGGCAACCCCGGCTGCCCCTGAGAC
- a CDS encoding 50S ribosomal protein L22, with protein sequence MEVSARLRYARISTRKTRLAADMIRGRHVEEAANALAFTPRRAAQLLGKVLNSAIANAQTNFGADIDELYVSKVLVDEAKPFRRYRARARGRGARILKPQTHVSLTLSDQRGSGWDSEEDES encoded by the coding sequence ATGGAAGTTTCCGCCCGCCTGCGCTACGCCCGCATCTCGACCCGCAAGACGCGGCTGGCCGCCGACATGATCCGCGGCCGCCACGTCGAGGAAGCCGCCAACGCCCTGGCGTTCACGCCCCGGCGCGCGGCGCAGCTCCTGGGCAAGGTGCTCAATTCCGCCATCGCCAACGCGCAGACCAATTTCGGCGCCGACATCGACGAACTGTATGTCAGCAAGGTCCTGGTGGACGAGGCCAAGCCCTTCCGCCGCTACCGGGCCCGGGCCCGCGGCCGCGGCGCGCGCATCCTCAAGCCGCAGACTCACGTCAGCCTGACCCTGTCCGATCAGCGCGGGTCGGGGTGGGACAGCGAGGAAGACGAGAGCTAG
- the rpsS gene encoding 30S ribosomal protein S19: protein MPRSLRKGPFVDLHLMKKVQVAAANRSPRPIRTWSRRSMIVPDMVGLTIAVHNGRDHIPILISENMVGHKLGEFAPTRIFRAHSGDRKAKE from the coding sequence ATGCCCCGCTCGCTTCGCAAGGGCCCGTTCGTGGACCTGCACCTGATGAAGAAGGTGCAGGTGGCCGCGGCCAACCGCAGCCCGCGCCCGATCAGGACATGGTCGCGCCGATCGATGATCGTGCCCGACATGGTGGGGCTCACCATCGCCGTGCACAACGGGCGCGACCATATCCCGATCCTGATTTCCGAGAACATGGTGGGCCACAAGCTCGGCGAGTTCGCGCCCACCCGCATTTTCCGCGCCCACTCGGGCGACCGCAAGGCCAAGGAATAG
- the rplB gene encoding 50S ribosomal protein L2: MALKPLNPTSPGQRFAVRVVTPELHKGAPYRPLTKPLPGRGGRNNAGRITTRHRGGGHKRHYRVVDFRRDKDGIAARVERLEYDPNRSAHLALLVYADGERRYILAPNGVKAGQQLMSGLEAPIRVGNCLPLSRIPLGTQIHNIEMKPGKGGQLARAAGASAQLLAREGPHATLRMRSGEMRKVPVVCRATIGEVGNDQHGLRKDGKAGVKRWRGIRPTVRGVAMNPVDHPHGGGEGRSSGGRHPVSPWGVPTKGYRTRRRKGVERMIVRRRKGK; this comes from the coding sequence ATGGCGCTGAAACCACTCAATCCCACGTCGCCCGGACAGCGCTTCGCGGTGCGCGTGGTCACGCCCGAACTGCACAAGGGCGCGCCGTACCGGCCGCTCACCAAGCCGCTGCCCGGCCGCGGCGGACGCAACAACGCCGGGCGCATTACCACCCGGCACCGCGGCGGCGGGCACAAGCGCCATTACCGCGTGGTCGATTTCCGCCGCGACAAAGACGGCATCGCCGCGCGGGTCGAGCGGCTCGAGTACGACCCCAACCGCAGCGCCCACCTGGCGCTGCTGGTCTATGCCGACGGCGAGCGCCGCTACATCCTGGCGCCGAACGGCGTCAAGGCCGGCCAGCAGCTCATGTCCGGCCTGGAGGCGCCGATCCGGGTGGGCAATTGCCTGCCGTTGAGCCGGATTCCGCTGGGCACGCAGATCCACAACATCGAGATGAAGCCCGGCAAGGGCGGCCAGCTGGCCCGCGCCGCCGGGGCTTCCGCGCAGCTTCTGGCCCGCGAGGGGCCGCACGCCACGCTGCGTATGCGCTCCGGCGAAATGCGCAAGGTGCCGGTCGTCTGCCGCGCCACCATCGGCGAGGTGGGCAACGACCAGCACGGCCTGCGCAAGGACGGCAAGGCCGGCGTCAAGCGCTGGCGGGGCATCCGTCCCACGGTGCGCGGCGTGGCCATGAACCCGGTGGACCATCCGCACGGCGGCGGCGAGGGCCGCTCATCGGGCGGGCGCCACCCGGTCAGTCCCTGGGGCGTGCCCACCAAGGGCTACCGCACCCGCCGCCGCAAGGGCGTCGAGCGCATGATCGTGCGGCGCAGGAAGGGCAAGTGA
- a CDS encoding 50S ribosomal protein L23: MSAENLSERLLNTIRAPHLSEKALNLAESEGRKQLAFRVAVDATKPEIAQAVKEIFDVEVDSVTVINYKGKAKRRGTTMGRRPNWKKAYVTLAAGQDLDFVGGTGQ; the protein is encoded by the coding sequence ATGAGCGCCGAGAACCTTTCCGAGCGCCTGCTCAACACGATCCGCGCGCCGCACCTCTCGGAGAAGGCCCTCAACCTGGCCGAGAGCGAGGGGCGCAAGCAGCTCGCCTTCCGGGTGGCCGTCGACGCCACCAAGCCGGAGATCGCTCAGGCCGTCAAGGAAATCTTCGACGTGGAAGTGGACTCGGTCACGGTCATCAACTACAAGGGCAAGGCCAAGCGCCGCGGCACCACCATGGGCCGGCGGCCGAACTGGAAGAAGGCCTACGTGACTCTGGCGGCCGGACAGGACCTCGACTTCGTGGGCGGAACGGGGCAGTAG
- the rplD gene encoding 50S ribosomal protein L4, which produces MNATATKTDRQEKKPAVAKPKKAKPTRKVYKPFSDDVPFNESLVHQAVVAWLAGARSGTKAQKNRAAVRGGGAKPWRQKGTGRARAGTRSSPIWRGGGRTFAATPRSHAKKINRKMYRGAMRCLLAEVARSKRLTIAREIEPADHRTRTALALLEALEFSGGLIVVESYDDYREFCLGIRNLPGVDIIDLREINPVALAGSGPILITEGAFKELKERLQ; this is translated from the coding sequence ATGAACGCAACGGCCACAAAAACCGACCGGCAGGAAAAGAAACCAGCCGTTGCGAAGCCAAAGAAGGCAAAGCCGACCCGAAAGGTCTACAAGCCTTTCTCCGACGACGTTCCGTTCAACGAGTCGCTGGTCCACCAGGCCGTCGTGGCCTGGCTGGCGGGCGCCCGTAGCGGCACCAAGGCGCAGAAGAACCGCGCCGCCGTGCGCGGCGGCGGCGCCAAGCCGTGGCGGCAGAAAGGCACCGGACGGGCCCGCGCCGGCACCCGCTCCAGCCCGATCTGGCGCGGCGGCGGCCGCACCTTCGCCGCGACCCCGCGCTCGCACGCAAAGAAGATCAACCGCAAGATGTACCGCGGCGCCATGCGCTGCCTGCTCGCGGAAGTGGCGCGCAGCAAGCGCCTGACCATCGCCCGCGAAATCGAACCGGCCGATCACCGCACCAGGACGGCGCTCGCGCTGCTTGAGGCACTCGAGTTTTCCGGCGGACTGATCGTGGTCGAGTCGTACGACGACTACCGCGAGTTCTGCCTGGGCATCCGCAACCTGCCCGGCGTGGACATCATCGATCTGCGCGAGATCAACCCCGTGGCGCTGGCGGGCTCCGGCCCCATCCTGATCACCGAAGGCGCCTTCAAGGAACTCAAGGAGCGCCTGCAATGA
- the rplC gene encoding 50S ribosomal protein L3, which yields MSIGLIGQKRGMTRLFTEEGTSVPITVIEARPNRVTRQRTPDKDGYAAVQVTVGEARKAPGKALAGQYADHTPGEGLFEHRLDDPAQLEVYQPGAEITVSVFAPGQHVDVTGTTIGKGYAGTIKRHHFHGQDATHGNSKAHRVPGSIGQNQTPGRVFKGKKMSGHMGNVRRTVQNLEVVRVDEERNLIMIKGAIPGHTMGRVLVRPAVKMPTRQTQQA from the coding sequence ATGAGCATCGGTTTGATCGGCCAAAAGCGAGGAATGACGCGCCTGTTCACGGAGGAAGGCACCAGTGTGCCCATCACCGTGATCGAGGCGCGCCCGAATCGCGTGACCCGCCAGCGCACGCCCGACAAGGACGGCTACGCAGCCGTGCAGGTCACCGTGGGCGAGGCGCGCAAGGCCCCGGGCAAGGCGCTTGCCGGCCAGTATGCCGATCACACCCCGGGCGAAGGCCTGTTCGAGCACCGCCTCGACGACCCCGCCCAGCTTGAGGTCTATCAGCCCGGCGCCGAAATCACCGTGAGCGTGTTCGCTCCGGGCCAGCATGTGGACGTCACCGGCACCACCATCGGCAAGGGCTATGCGGGCACCATCAAGCGCCACCACTTCCACGGCCAGGACGCCACCCACGGCAACTCCAAGGCCCACCGCGTGCCCGGCTCCATCGGCCAGAACCAGACCCCCGGACGCGTGTTCAAGGGCAAGAAGATGTCCGGCCACATGGGCAACGTGCGCCGAACGGTCCAGAACCTCGAAGTGGTGCGGGTCGACGAGGAGAGAAACCTCATCATGATCAAGGGCGCCATTCCGGGCCACACGATGGGCCGCGTACTGGTACGTCCCGCCGTGAAAATGCCGACCCGACAGACCCAACAGGCATAG